The nucleotide window GTTCGTGCTCAAGACGCCGCCTGCTGCCGTTCTGATTACCAAAGCCCTCGGCATCGACAAGGGTTCTGGCAAGCCGAACAAGGACAAAGTCGGCCGTCTCAGCGCGACGCAAGTCACGGAGATCGCCAAGGCCAAAATGCCTGATCTGAACTGCACATCGCTCGAGTCCGCGGAACAAATGATTCGCGGTACGGCTCGCTCGATGGGTGTCGAGATCGAAGCGTAGCCCCCCCTTCGTTTGTGGGAGAGCGATAACATCGCTCGTTTTGACCACGAGAGGTAATTCATCATGGCTAAATTGAGTAAGCGTCAAAAAGCGCTGCTGGATGTGGTAGACGCCAAGGCCTCCTATGGCCCTCAGGAGGGCGTCGAACTGTCCAAGAAGGCCGCGACGGCCAAGTTTGACGAGACCATCGAGGCTCACTTCCGGTTGGGCATCAACACCCGGCACGCCGACCAGCAAGTTCGCTCCACCGTCGTGTTGCCTGCCGGCACCGGAAAGACGGTTCGTATCGCCGTTATCACCAAGGGCGAGCGGGTCAAGGAAGCGGAAGCCGCTGGCGCCGACTTCGTGGGTTCTGAGGAAATGATCGCCAAGATCGAAGGCGGTTGGATGGACTTCGACCTGCTGGTCGCTTCACCCGACATCATGGGCGCGCTCGGTAAGCTCGGTAAGGTGCTGGGCCCTCGTGGTTTGATGCCCTCCCCCAAGGCCGGCACCGTGACCACCGAAATCGGCAAGTCCGTGCGTGAGTTCAAGGCCGGTAAGGTCGAGTTTCGGGCGGACAAGCAGGGCATCGTGCACGTCCCGGTTGGCAAGGCCAGTTTCGAAGCGGAACGCCTTTACACCAACCTCGGCGCTCTGTACGACGCCATCAACAAGTCCAAGCCGGCTGCCGCAAAGGGCACCTACATTCGCAGCGTCTACCTGACCTCGACCATGGGGCCGAGCGTCCGTCTCGACCTGCAACGGTTGGGCGAGCTGGCTGGCGTTAACAAGTAATTTCTGGTACCATTAATCTTATCTTCAGCCAAAGACAGCAGGTCGTCGCAAGACGGTAATGGGCAACCACCTGCCGAGGTTGCGGTTCTTTCTACTGTTCCTGTTCAACAGGGGTGGGAGACGCAACGTCACCTGCCTCTGTTTTTTTGTTGAAACACAGTCATCCCTTCCACGGAGGAATTCCCTTGCCGACGAAAGATCAGAAGCAAGCGGCCGTCGCAGAACTCAAAGATGCGTTCGGTCGTGCGCAGATGGCTGTCGTGACGGATTACCGCGGCCTTTCGGTCGCGGAACTGACGGATCTGCGCCGCCGCGTGCAGAAGGCCGGCGGTGATGTCACGATCGCCAAGAACACGTTGCTCAAGGTCGCCACCGAAGGGCAGGACAACTGGTCGGCGCTGGACAGCTTGCTGTCCGGCCCGACGGCCGTCGTTTTCGGATTTGATGACGTCGTGGGGCCTGCCAAGGCTCTGTCTGACTTCGCCAAAGAAAAGCGGGCCGTCAAGATTCAGATTCGCGGTGCTGTGCTGGAAGGTAAGGCCGTCGATCCCAAGGGGGTCGAGGGACTTGCCAGCCTGCCGAGCCGCGAGGTGCTCATTGCACAGCTTCTGGGCGTGCTTCAAGGCCCCACGCGCAACCTGGTCGGCGTTCTCGCCGGTCCGTCGCGCAAGGTGGTCTACGCCCTCGAAGCCATTCGCAAGGCCAAAGAGTCCGCCTAGTTTGTTCCTGCTGGAGAGAGCGACCCGTTCGCTTTCCTCCACCCGGCGACCCCCTCTCAGACCCAACCGGCTGCGCTTAGCGCGAGCCATCAAGGAGAAAATCCGATGCCTACCATGACCCAAGAAGACATGATCAGCGCCATCGAGTCGATGACCGTTCTCGAGCTGAACGAGCTCGTGAAGGCGCTCGAAGACAAGTTCGGCGTGTCGGCTGCTGCCCCTGCCATGATGATGGCTGCGGCGCCTGCCGCTGGCGGCGCTGCTGCTGCTGTCGAAGAGCAGACCGAGTTCGACGTGATCCTCGAGTCCGCTGGCGAGAAGAAGATCAACGTGCTGAAGGTCGTCCGCGACGCGACCGGTCTCGGCCTCAAGGAAGCCAAGGACCTGGTCGACAACGCGCCCAAGCCCGTCAAGGAAAAGATCAAGAAGGAAGACGCCGAGAAGCTCAAGGCTGCCCTCGAAGCCGAAGGCGCCAAGGTCTCGATCAAGTAGTTCCAAGCGGGATTCCCTGTCGAGTCAGGGCAATCACGTAGCCCTCTTCTGCCGGTTAAAGCAGAGGGGGGCTTTTCTTTGGTTTCCACCCCGCGCGTTTTGCTTGGATCTGTTTCTTTGAGCGGGTACTCGACACCAACCATCAGTTTGACCGATTGTTGAACAAGATTATGTTAATTAAAGGCCCCCTTGTGGATCGTTGCAGTTGCAAGACAACAGCGAAACACAAGAGGGCCATCGAATGTTCGACGATTCCTACTGACCTGACACTCTCTTCCGGTGCACTCGTAAATTGGATCTCCCGGTGGGTTACGCGGTTCCTCGTTTGAACTCCTCTGGGCTCAG belongs to Candidatus Sericytochromatia bacterium and includes:
- the rplA gene encoding 50S ribosomal protein L1: MAKLSKRQKALLDVVDAKASYGPQEGVELSKKAATAKFDETIEAHFRLGINTRHADQQVRSTVVLPAGTGKTVRIAVITKGERVKEAEAAGADFVGSEEMIAKIEGGWMDFDLLVASPDIMGALGKLGKVLGPRGLMPSPKAGTVTTEIGKSVREFKAGKVEFRADKQGIVHVPVGKASFEAERLYTNLGALYDAINKSKPAAAKGTYIRSVYLTSTMGPSVRLDLQRLGELAGVNK
- the rplL gene encoding 50S ribosomal protein L7/L12 — its product is MTQEDMISAIESMTVLELNELVKALEDKFGVSAAAPAMMMAAAPAAGGAAAAVEEQTEFDVILESAGEKKINVLKVVRDATGLGLKEAKDLVDNAPKPVKEKIKKEDAEKLKAALEAEGAKVSIK
- the rplK gene encoding 50S ribosomal protein L11 yields the protein MAKKATGFIKLQLPAGKANPAPPVGPALGQHGVNIMEFCKAYNAATAEKAGTIIPVEITVYEDRSFTFVLKTPPAAVLITKALGIDKGSGKPNKDKVGRLSATQVTEIAKAKMPDLNCTSLESAEQMIRGTARSMGVEIEA
- the rplJ gene encoding 50S ribosomal protein L10, which codes for MPTKDQKQAAVAELKDAFGRAQMAVVTDYRGLSVAELTDLRRRVQKAGGDVTIAKNTLLKVATEGQDNWSALDSLLSGPTAVVFGFDDVVGPAKALSDFAKEKRAVKIQIRGAVLEGKAVDPKGVEGLASLPSREVLIAQLLGVLQGPTRNLVGVLAGPSRKVVYALEAIRKAKESA